A genomic stretch from Pelagicoccus sp. SDUM812003 includes:
- a CDS encoding chalcone isomerase family protein, producing the protein MKQKPTETILTMRPAARARRPWGVLGLLFVIGFGALLAGEGSGQDQALSGRYTYRFLGFIKLFSISLYWETDDAAQARFDGRPYALRFDYYRGFSAEQLVAEGNKALAKEASEQEMARFAESLDRINASYLDVSKGDRYRLDIIPDERLTLSFNGKELIAISQPGFGEFYTRIWLGEREECQAIKNALLPERLSEASQG; encoded by the coding sequence ATGAAACAGAAACCGACGGAAACGATTCTCACCATGCGGCCGGCCGCGCGAGCCAGGCGCCCTTGGGGCGTGCTCGGGCTGCTGTTCGTTATCGGTTTCGGGGCTTTGTTGGCCGGGGAAGGAAGCGGGCAGGATCAGGCTCTCAGCGGTCGCTACACCTACCGTTTCCTCGGTTTCATCAAGCTGTTCAGCATTTCGCTGTATTGGGAAACCGATGACGCGGCGCAGGCTCGCTTCGACGGTCGACCCTATGCCTTGCGTTTCGACTACTATCGCGGTTTTTCAGCGGAGCAGCTGGTGGCGGAAGGAAACAAAGCCCTGGCGAAGGAAGCCAGCGAGCAGGAGATGGCGCGCTTCGCGGAGTCCCTGGATCGGATCAACGCAAGCTACCTCGACGTGAGCAAGGGCGACCGCTACCGCTTGGACATCATCCCAGACGAGCGGCTGACGCTGTCCTTCAACGGGAAGGAGCTGATCGCTATCAGCCAGCCCGGCTTCGGCGAGTTCTACACGCGCATCTGGCTTGGCGAACGCGAGGAGTGCCAGGCGATCAAAAACGCTCTCCTGCCGGAGCGGCTTAGCGAAGCCTCTCAGGGCTAA
- a CDS encoding response regulator transcription factor, whose protein sequence is MSEGPIRIAIVEDQDTTRETFEAIINLEPSMECILTCSSGEEALRKLPKVKPDVVLMDIMMPHMTGIECATRLKEVEPEIEIVMITVYQDPDLIFGALRAGACGYLLKRSSPDQVKAAIRDAYRGGVPMSVGIARKVISYFRQEAQVASDVDSLSAREREVLEHVAKGFTNKEIAAKLCVTSETVHWHLRNCYRKLHVRTRTEAAMKLRQGVPGGGE, encoded by the coding sequence ATGAGCGAAGGCCCCATCCGAATAGCGATCGTTGAAGATCAAGACACCACGCGCGAAACCTTTGAAGCGATCATCAACCTCGAGCCGAGCATGGAGTGCATCCTCACCTGCTCCAGTGGCGAGGAAGCCCTGCGCAAACTGCCCAAGGTCAAGCCGGACGTGGTGCTGATGGATATCATGATGCCGCATATGACCGGCATCGAATGCGCCACTCGGCTGAAGGAAGTGGAGCCGGAGATCGAGATCGTGATGATCACCGTCTATCAGGATCCGGACCTTATCTTTGGAGCCTTGCGGGCAGGGGCCTGCGGCTATTTGCTCAAACGCTCGTCGCCCGATCAGGTGAAGGCAGCCATCCGCGACGCCTACCGCGGCGGGGTGCCGATGTCGGTGGGCATCGCCCGCAAGGTCATCTCCTACTTTCGTCAGGAGGCTCAGGTGGCGAGCGACGTCGATAGCCTTTCCGCTCGGGAACGCGAGGTTTTGGAGCACGTGGCGAAGGGCTTCACCAACAAGGAAATCGCGGCCAAGCTCTGCGTTACCTCCGAAACGGTGCACTGGCATCTGAGAAACTGCTATCGCAAACTGCACGTGCGCACCCGCACCGAAGCCGCCATGAAGCTGCGACAGGGCGTGCCCGGCGGTGGCGAATAG
- a CDS encoding ATP-binding protein — MEQLKQLARPEAQRHAFDLEGTVLFVDAQSGRLVLGDEEEAVELSLDWGGEEIDLGDRIEIEGTGVLIDHGGRYELTRLALVDNDGLHGEVEQTATLALEAGVHPIRVEWFNAIGEPGLSVEIQGPELPRQSIPANWLSAVGADGEEVSGLRYRSYFREWWSLPASMGSLVPDENGWVEDFDVSKSQRQEFVGMSFEGYLTIDRVGDYDFFLLSDDGSRLFLGPASLTVSVEDGAGFEHRTLPQLMAGQVLEDDQGMTLAEVEGSVLRLSKQNANSGFLILASVLGQARVDVADWSELPAEELIGRKVRARGVLAPGIAMSGERVAASVLVQNASQIEVLGATGSPEGITPIAQIERMDKETLESGYEVTLRGVVINPIPGGYAVVIQDQERAMFVDLNQLRPDDIELGDLVEVDGVVEAGEFSPIVNATAMRRLGAGVMPDPIEATREELINGSLHSQYVEIEGYVLSLDERSMTLRSRAGALVIGLEGEPDPLWLNAMVRLRGCLRAFWDVESRRVEVGKIELNSAEISLVHPAPKDLYEAPRKRASELLRFDPNGGLFQRVSLVGQVLYSEPGVLFLMDDGLGVRVSLLDEESVFQRGSLVEVVGFPEFDSPAPRFAHALARQVGRAVLPTAVELDSGRWLDEDLDSTWVKVEADLIGVGYQNGRQTLQLRGQGDVFSASVSASPDSLRPFEVGSRLLLTGVYLGVGGNRALNEPIESFELLLGAATDALVLQTPPWWTMPRLLTLIGALSVVLLLALLWIKALQRQVAIRGRQLEAALEERHHAEQEEALNRERSRLAYDLHDELGAGLTEVGLLGTLAAAQRLPVEKREDHLSRLSDKVRHLVMSLDEIVWAVNPRYDSISSFVSYYTSYAQQFLELADVRCRFDVDENLPEEPLTSRVRHTLFLCYKEALTNVARHAHASEVVIRIGAKDRELELSVCDNGCGIQTEATDPGHDGLDSIRERLSQLGGSVALRRGDPSGTVVTLKLPLQ; from the coding sequence TTGGAACAACTCAAGCAGCTTGCCCGTCCGGAAGCGCAAAGGCACGCGTTCGACCTAGAGGGCACGGTGTTATTCGTGGACGCCCAATCGGGACGCTTGGTGCTGGGGGACGAGGAAGAGGCGGTGGAACTCTCCTTGGATTGGGGTGGGGAGGAAATCGATCTGGGAGACCGTATCGAAATTGAGGGTACGGGAGTGTTGATCGACCACGGAGGACGTTACGAATTGACTCGGCTCGCGTTGGTCGACAACGATGGACTCCACGGCGAGGTTGAGCAAACGGCGACTCTCGCCCTCGAAGCCGGAGTCCATCCGATCCGCGTTGAATGGTTCAATGCTATCGGGGAACCGGGGCTTTCCGTGGAGATTCAGGGGCCGGAGTTGCCTCGCCAGTCGATTCCCGCGAACTGGCTCAGTGCGGTTGGGGCAGATGGCGAGGAGGTTTCTGGGCTTCGGTATCGATCCTACTTTAGGGAGTGGTGGAGCTTGCCGGCGAGCATGGGCAGCCTCGTGCCCGATGAGAACGGATGGGTCGAAGATTTCGATGTATCGAAAAGTCAACGACAGGAGTTCGTGGGGATGTCCTTCGAAGGGTATCTGACCATCGATCGGGTGGGCGACTATGATTTCTTTCTTTTGTCCGACGATGGAAGCCGCTTGTTTTTGGGACCCGCTTCGTTGACCGTTTCGGTGGAGGACGGAGCTGGGTTTGAGCATCGAACGCTTCCTCAACTGATGGCGGGGCAAGTCCTCGAGGACGATCAAGGCATGACTTTGGCTGAGGTGGAGGGAAGCGTACTGCGTTTGAGCAAACAGAACGCGAACAGCGGATTTCTGATTTTAGCGTCGGTACTCGGTCAGGCTCGGGTGGACGTCGCGGACTGGTCGGAGCTTCCTGCAGAGGAGCTGATCGGTCGCAAGGTCCGGGCCCGGGGCGTACTCGCGCCGGGCATCGCTATGAGCGGAGAGCGGGTGGCAGCAAGCGTGCTTGTCCAGAACGCTTCTCAGATCGAGGTCCTTGGGGCAACGGGCTCTCCGGAAGGGATTACGCCGATTGCCCAGATCGAGCGTATGGACAAGGAGACGTTGGAATCTGGATACGAGGTAACGCTTCGAGGTGTAGTCATAAATCCGATACCCGGAGGATACGCTGTAGTGATTCAAGACCAGGAGCGAGCGATGTTCGTCGATCTGAATCAATTGCGGCCCGACGACATCGAATTGGGCGATCTCGTGGAGGTCGACGGCGTGGTGGAAGCGGGGGAGTTTTCGCCGATCGTCAACGCGACTGCCATGAGACGGCTAGGCGCGGGCGTGATGCCGGATCCGATCGAGGCCACACGGGAGGAACTGATCAACGGTAGCTTGCACAGTCAATACGTGGAGATCGAAGGCTACGTGCTTTCGCTCGATGAGCGCTCGATGACGCTCCGTTCGCGAGCCGGCGCGCTGGTTATCGGACTGGAGGGGGAGCCCGATCCGCTTTGGCTCAATGCCATGGTGCGGCTCCGTGGCTGTTTGCGGGCCTTCTGGGATGTGGAGAGCAGGCGAGTTGAGGTGGGGAAAATCGAACTCAACTCCGCGGAGATCAGTCTGGTTCATCCCGCTCCCAAGGACCTCTATGAGGCCCCTCGCAAGCGAGCTTCCGAGCTCTTGCGTTTCGATCCCAACGGAGGGCTGTTTCAGCGGGTAAGTTTGGTGGGGCAGGTTTTGTATAGCGAACCGGGGGTCCTGTTTCTGATGGATGATGGCCTCGGGGTGCGGGTCAGTCTGTTGGATGAGGAGAGCGTCTTCCAAAGGGGAAGCTTAGTTGAGGTGGTCGGTTTTCCTGAATTCGATAGCCCGGCTCCGAGATTCGCCCACGCGCTGGCTCGGCAGGTGGGACGGGCGGTGCTGCCGACGGCGGTCGAGCTGGATTCGGGTCGCTGGTTGGACGAGGATTTGGATTCCACGTGGGTGAAGGTCGAAGCGGACTTGATCGGCGTCGGATATCAGAACGGTCGTCAAACGCTGCAGCTGCGAGGGCAGGGCGACGTGTTTTCCGCGAGCGTTAGCGCATCGCCTGACTCGCTGAGGCCGTTTGAAGTTGGAAGTCGCCTACTACTGACAGGGGTTTACTTGGGGGTCGGTGGCAATCGGGCACTCAATGAACCGATCGAGAGCTTCGAGCTGCTGCTCGGGGCGGCCACGGATGCGCTCGTGCTTCAGACGCCCCCGTGGTGGACGATGCCGCGCTTGCTGACGCTTATCGGAGCCTTGAGCGTGGTGCTTCTGCTGGCCTTGCTCTGGATCAAGGCTCTGCAGCGTCAGGTGGCCATCCGAGGCCGTCAGCTGGAAGCGGCATTGGAGGAGCGCCACCATGCCGAGCAGGAGGAGGCCCTGAATCGGGAGCGCTCGCGACTGGCCTACGACTTGCACGATGAATTGGGAGCAGGGCTGACGGAGGTCGGACTATTGGGCACGCTGGCGGCGGCGCAACGCTTGCCGGTCGAAAAACGAGAGGATCACCTCTCGCGGCTTTCAGACAAGGTGAGGCATTTGGTGATGTCGCTCGATGAAATCGTCTGGGCGGTGAACCCGCGCTACGACTCGATTTCTTCATTCGTCAGCTACTACACCTCCTACGCCCAGCAGTTTTTGGAGCTGGCGGATGTGCGTTGCCGTTTCGATGTGGACGAGAACCTTCCGGAGGAGCCGCTGACCTCTCGCGTGCGCCACACCTTGTTTCTATGTTACAAGGAGGCTTTGACCAACGTGGCCCGCCACGCCCACGCCAGCGAAGTGGTGATCCGGATCGGGGCGAAGGATCGCGAGCTGGAGCTTTCCGTTTGCGACAACGGATGCGGTATCCAAACTGAAGCTACAGACCCTGGACACGATGGTTTGGACAGCATCCGCGAACGACTTTCTCAACTCGGAGGGAGCGTCGCTTTGCGGCGTGGCGATCCTTCGGGAACTGTTGTGACTCTTAAACTCCCCCTGCAATGA
- a CDS encoding glycoside hydrolase family 71/99-like protein, with the protein MPWYQSEPVSGYWGWHWTMNSQNPDRLEDGRYELASHFRPLIGPYDSSDEHVLEYHLLLMKLAGVDGVIIDWYGLSDFRDYPQLHRASVELVRQVERLGMTFAICYEDQTISALVDEDLLDETERVSHAVSEIEWLARNWFSKESYLDLDGAPVLLSFGLDGLSDSEWSSSLQKLAMPVAYFSEHHKRTAAIGAFDWPIPSEGIAYVERFQAESQQWPHSIPAAFPRFVDFYEQAGVGRSWGSIPDDNGRTFRQTLDLALDSQAPIIQLVTWNDWGEGTAIEPSVEFGYRDLEYLQKRLKGQDAGAALIRSADLRLPYKLLQLRREGANTDRLEEASIALARGDLRRAREVLDREALSQK; encoded by the coding sequence ATGCCTTGGTATCAAAGCGAGCCGGTGAGCGGATATTGGGGCTGGCACTGGACGATGAATTCTCAAAATCCTGATCGACTGGAGGACGGACGCTACGAGCTCGCGTCTCACTTTCGGCCCTTGATTGGACCTTATGATTCCTCCGATGAGCATGTATTGGAATATCACCTACTTCTGATGAAGCTAGCTGGCGTCGATGGGGTGATCATAGACTGGTATGGTCTATCAGATTTTCGAGACTATCCCCAGCTCCATCGGGCCAGCGTGGAGCTCGTGCGTCAGGTGGAGAGACTGGGCATGACCTTTGCTATTTGCTACGAGGATCAGACCATTTCCGCTCTGGTTGACGAGGACTTGCTCGATGAAACGGAGCGAGTTTCCCACGCCGTTTCCGAGATCGAGTGGCTCGCGCGAAACTGGTTTTCCAAGGAAAGCTACTTGGACCTCGATGGAGCTCCGGTTTTGCTTTCCTTCGGGCTCGATGGTCTGAGCGATTCGGAGTGGAGCTCCAGTTTGCAGAAGCTGGCGATGCCGGTCGCTTACTTCAGCGAGCATCACAAACGTACCGCGGCGATAGGGGCGTTCGATTGGCCGATTCCCTCAGAGGGCATCGCCTATGTCGAGCGATTTCAAGCGGAGTCCCAGCAATGGCCCCACAGCATCCCCGCTGCCTTTCCACGCTTCGTGGACTTTTACGAGCAAGCGGGCGTGGGCAGGAGTTGGGGGAGCATTCCGGACGACAATGGGCGAACCTTTCGCCAAACACTGGACCTGGCTCTGGATAGCCAGGCTCCTATTATCCAGCTCGTGACTTGGAATGATTGGGGAGAAGGCACTGCGATCGAACCAAGCGTCGAGTTTGGATACCGCGACTTGGAGTACCTGCAGAAACGACTCAAGGGGCAGGATGCTGGAGCCGCTCTGATTCGATCGGCCGATTTGAGGTTGCCTTATAAACTGCTCCAGTTGCGTCGTGAAGGGGCGAATACGGACCGATTGGAGGAGGCCTCTATCGCCCTGGCTCGCGGCGACCTCCGACGCGCTCGCGAGGTTCTGGATCGGGAGGCGCTCTCCCAGAAATAG